The following proteins are encoded in a genomic region of Ananas comosus cultivar F153 linkage group 25, ASM154086v1, whole genome shotgun sequence:
- the LOC109703562 gene encoding uncharacterized protein LOC109703562 translates to MSLACGLPVVECVYCLACARWAWKRCGHSAGQESASWALASPEEFEPVPRMCRTILANYEDDLAHPQFAPPGGYRIDPACVVRRKNYADTRGRVTPYLIYLDHDHADIVLALRGLNLAKESDYAVLLDNRLGKRKFDGGYVHNGLLRAAGWVLDAECDVLKELVAEYPTYTLTFAGHSLGSGIAAMLAVVVVQNRDKLGNIERKRVRCYAIAPARCMSLNLAVRYADVINSVVLQDDFLPRTATPLEDIFKSILCLPCLLCLRCMRDTCIPEDVLLRDPRRLYAPGRLYHIVERKPFRCGRYPPVVRTAVPVDGRFEHIVLSCNATSDHAIIWIEKEAQKALDLMLEREQIMEIPAKQRMERKETLRREHMEEHKAALRRAVTLAVPDAESPSTYGTFSEDSSEKGCESSPASSRKSGQRMSWDELIERVFEKNESGKMVLRQSLSPGDGESLT, encoded by the exons ATGTCGCTCGCATGCGGCCTCCCCGTCGTGGAGTGCGTCTACTGCCTCGCATGCGCGCGCTGGGCGTGGAAGCGCTGCGGCCACAGCGCGGGGCAGGAGAGCGCGTCGTGGGCGCTCGCGTCCCCGGAGGAGTTCGAGCCCGTGCCGCGCATGTGCCGCACCATCCTCGCCAACTACGAGGACGACCTCGCGCACCCGCAGTTCGCGCCCCCGGGGGGCTACCGCATAGACCCCGCCTGCGTCGTCCGCCGCAAGAACTACGCGGACACCCGCGGCCGCGTCACCCCCTACCTCATCTACCTCGACCACGACCACGCCGACATCGTCCTCGCGCTCCGCGGCCTCAACTTGGCCAAAGAGAGCGACTACGCCGTGCTGCTCGATAACCGGCTCGGAAAGAGGAAGTTTGACGGGGGTTACGTGCACAATGGCTTGCTGAGAGCAGCTGGATGGGTGTTGGATGCGGAGTGCGATGTGTTGAAGGAATTGGTGGCCGAGTACCCGACTTACACGTTAACTTTCGCCGGGCACTCGCTGGGGTCCGGCATCGCGGCGATGCtcgcggtggtggtggtgcagAACAGGGACAAGCTGGGCAATATCGAGAGGAAAAGGGTCCGCTGCTACGCGATCGCGCCCGCACGGTGCATGTCCTTGAACCTCGCCGTCCGGTACGCCGATGTGATCAACTCGGTCGTGCTTCAA GATGATTTCCTGCCTCGCACAGCTACTCCTTTGGAAGATATTTTCAAGTCAATCCTCTG CTTGCCATGCTTGCTATGTTTGAGATGCATGAGAGACACATGCATACCAGAAGATGTTCTGTTGAGAGATCCAAGGAGGCTCTACGCGCCTGGTCGACTCTATCATATTGTCGAGAGAAAACCATTCAG ATGTGGAAGATATCCACCAGTTGTTAGAACAGCAGTGCCAGTTGATGGTCGGTTTGAGCACATTGTTCTTTCTTGCAACGCCACTTCCGACCATGCCATTATTTGGATTGAGAAAGAAGCTCAAAAAGCCTTAGAT TTGATGCTCGAAAGGGAACAGATAATGGAAATACCAGCAAAGCAGAGGATGGAGAGAAAGGAGACGCTACGGCGAGAGCACATGGAAGAGCACAAGGCGGCACTTCGGAGGGCGGTCACTTTGGCCGTCCCCGATGCCGAGTCCCCATCGACGTATGGTACGTTCAGCGAGGACTCTAGTGAAAAAGGATGTGAGAGTTCTCCGGCCTCATCTCGGAAAAGCGGACAGAGAATGAGCTGGGACGAGTTGATTGAGCGAGTGTTCGAGAAGAATGAGTCGGGGAAAATGGTACTAAGACAGTCGCTCTCTCCTGGTGATGGTGAATCTTTGACGTAG
- the LOC109729049 gene encoding protein LAZ1 homolog 1 isoform X1, whose amino-acid sequence MAWKKILSVLLLLLPLAESLGRSRKLLPFYLVSQSNVLSSWPILSAGVFVAVSLVLSLFLISEHLAVYNQPEEQKFLIGLILMVPVYAVESFFSLLNSNVAFICELMRDCYEAFAMYCFERYLIACLGGEERTIKLMESQTETSSSTPLLDLEYEHGVVRHPFPLSCFLRSWYLGSDFYYAVKIGIVQYMILKPICAILAIILELFGVYGEGKFEWQYGYPYLAVVLNFSQTWALYCLIQFYSATKEKLEPIKPLAKFLMFKSIVFLTWWQGVAVALLFSTGAFKGHLAQELKTGIQDYIICIEMGVAAVVHLKVFPAKPYQQGERCIRNVAVMSDYASLGAPPDPEEVRESGRLTKMHLVQPDDRERRLSFPQSVRDVVLGSGEIMVDDVRYTVSHVVGPMERGIARINETLHQISENVRQIENRRRRKSKDDSYFIPMNSWSKEFSEVHDLLSEGSFSDSGLTRKRRRVNSKFAPPHIWQSDATPECGSYGFGGSRCS is encoded by the exons ATGGCGTGGAAGAAAATCCTCTCTGTGTTATTGCTGTTGCTTCCTCTAGCTGAGTCTCTTGGCCGTTCCAGGAAACTGTTGCCTTTTTACTTGGTTAGTCAGTCAAACGTACTATCGAGCTGGCCAATTTTAAGTGCCGGAGTTTTTGTTGCTGTCTCACTTGTTCTCTCCTTATTCCTAATATCCGAACACCTTGCTGTTTACAATCAGCCTGAG GAGCAGAAGTTCTTGATTGGTCTCATTCTAATGGTTCCTGTATATGCAGTTGAGTCG TTCTTTTCATTGTTGAATTCAAATGTTGCATTCATTTGTGAACTTATGCGGGACTGTTATGAGGCGTTCGCTATGTATTGCTTTGAGAGATATTTGATAGCATGTTTAG GCGGTGAGGAAAGAACAATTAAACTAATGGAGTCTCAGACTGAAACCAGTTCTAGCACTCCTCTTCTGGATCTTGAATATGAACATGGAGTTGTGAGACACCCATTTCCTTTGAGTTGCTTCTTGAGGAGCTGGTATCTTGGTTCTGACTTCTACTATGCTGTAAAAATTGGTATCGTCCAGTAT ATGATACTTAAGCCGATATGTGCTATATTGGCAATCATCCTAGAACTTTTTGGAGTTTATGGAGAAGGGAAGTTTGAATGGCAATATGG ATATCCGTATTTGGCAGTTGTTCTAAATTTCAGCCAGACATGGGCCTTATATTGCCTTATACAGTTCTATTCTGCCACAAAAGAGAAGTTGGAACCTATAAAGCCCCTGGCTAAGTTCCTGATGTTCAAGTCTATTGTATTCTTAACATGGTGGCAGGGTGTTGCTGTTGCATTGCTTTTCTCCACAGGGGCTTTTAAAGGCCATCTGGCACAAGAGCTGAAAACAGGCATCCAAGACTATATTATATGCATTGAG ATGGGTGTTGCTGCAGTGGTTCATTTGAAAGTATTTCCAGCTAAACCCTATCAACAAGGAGAGAGATGTATTCGAAACGTTGCTGTGATGTCTGATTATGCATCGTTAGGGGCTCCTCCAGATCCCGAAGAGGTTAGAGAGAGTGGAAGATTGACTAAAATGCATCTCGTTCAACCTGATGATAGAGAGAGGCGGTTGAGTTTCCCACAAAGCGTTCGCGATGTGGTTTTGGGAAGTGGTGAAATT ATGGTTGATGATGTAAGATACACAGTTTCTCATGTGGTGGGACCAATGGAGCGAGGGATTGCTAGGATTAATGAGACACTTCATCAAATATCTGAAAATGTGAGGCAGATCGAGAatcggagaagaagaaaatccAAGGATGATAGCTACTTCATTCCTATGAATTCATGGTCGAAGGAATTCTCAGAGGTACATGACCTTCTTTCCGAAGGGAGCTTTAGTGACAGTGGATTGACTAGGAAGAGACGCCGtgtgaattcaaaatttgcacCTCCACATATATGGCAATCAGATGCAACTCCGGAGTGCGGATCATATGGGTTCGGAGGCAGCAGATGTTCTTAG
- the LOC109729049 gene encoding protein LAZ1 homolog 1 isoform X2: protein MDISIGLRKFFSLLNSNVAFICELMRDCYEAFAMYCFERYLIACLGGEERTIKLMESQTETSSSTPLLDLEYEHGVVRHPFPLSCFLRSWYLGSDFYYAVKIGIVQYMILKPICAILAIILELFGVYGEGKFEWQYGYPYLAVVLNFSQTWALYCLIQFYSATKEKLEPIKPLAKFLMFKSIVFLTWWQGVAVALLFSTGAFKGHLAQELKTGIQDYIICIEMGVAAVVHLKVFPAKPYQQGERCIRNVAVMSDYASLGAPPDPEEVRESGRLTKMHLVQPDDRERRLSFPQSVRDVVLGSGEIMVDDVRYTVSHVVGPMERGIARINETLHQISENVRQIENRRRRKSKDDSYFIPMNSWSKEFSEVHDLLSEGSFSDSGLTRKRRRVNSKFAPPHIWQSDATPECGSYGFGGSRCS from the exons ATGGATATATCTATTGGACTTAGGAAG TTCTTTTCATTGTTGAATTCAAATGTTGCATTCATTTGTGAACTTATGCGGGACTGTTATGAGGCGTTCGCTATGTATTGCTTTGAGAGATATTTGATAGCATGTTTAG GCGGTGAGGAAAGAACAATTAAACTAATGGAGTCTCAGACTGAAACCAGTTCTAGCACTCCTCTTCTGGATCTTGAATATGAACATGGAGTTGTGAGACACCCATTTCCTTTGAGTTGCTTCTTGAGGAGCTGGTATCTTGGTTCTGACTTCTACTATGCTGTAAAAATTGGTATCGTCCAGTAT ATGATACTTAAGCCGATATGTGCTATATTGGCAATCATCCTAGAACTTTTTGGAGTTTATGGAGAAGGGAAGTTTGAATGGCAATATGG ATATCCGTATTTGGCAGTTGTTCTAAATTTCAGCCAGACATGGGCCTTATATTGCCTTATACAGTTCTATTCTGCCACAAAAGAGAAGTTGGAACCTATAAAGCCCCTGGCTAAGTTCCTGATGTTCAAGTCTATTGTATTCTTAACATGGTGGCAGGGTGTTGCTGTTGCATTGCTTTTCTCCACAGGGGCTTTTAAAGGCCATCTGGCACAAGAGCTGAAAACAGGCATCCAAGACTATATTATATGCATTGAG ATGGGTGTTGCTGCAGTGGTTCATTTGAAAGTATTTCCAGCTAAACCCTATCAACAAGGAGAGAGATGTATTCGAAACGTTGCTGTGATGTCTGATTATGCATCGTTAGGGGCTCCTCCAGATCCCGAAGAGGTTAGAGAGAGTGGAAGATTGACTAAAATGCATCTCGTTCAACCTGATGATAGAGAGAGGCGGTTGAGTTTCCCACAAAGCGTTCGCGATGTGGTTTTGGGAAGTGGTGAAATT ATGGTTGATGATGTAAGATACACAGTTTCTCATGTGGTGGGACCAATGGAGCGAGGGATTGCTAGGATTAATGAGACACTTCATCAAATATCTGAAAATGTGAGGCAGATCGAGAatcggagaagaagaaaatccAAGGATGATAGCTACTTCATTCCTATGAATTCATGGTCGAAGGAATTCTCAGAGGTACATGACCTTCTTTCCGAAGGGAGCTTTAGTGACAGTGGATTGACTAGGAAGAGACGCCGtgtgaattcaaaatttgcacCTCCACATATATGGCAATCAGATGCAACTCCGGAGTGCGGATCATATGGGTTCGGAGGCAGCAGATGTTCTTAG
- the LOC109703527 gene encoding cleavage and polyadenylation specificity factor subunit 2 isoform X1, whose protein sequence is MGTSVQVTPLCGVYGENPLCYLLSIDGFNFLMDCGWNDLFDLNLLQPLSRVASKVDAVLLSHPDILHLGALPYAMKHLGLSAPVYSTEPVYRLGLLTMYDHYLSRRQISDFDLFSLDDIDAAFQNVTRLKYSQNYHLSDKGEGIVIAPHVAGHLLGGTVWKITKDGEDVIYAVDFNHRKERHLNGTVLESFVRPAVLITDAFNALNNQLYKRQRDQEFIEAILKALRADGTVLLPVDTAGRALELILILEQYWDQQHLSFPIFFLTNVATSTIDYVKSFLEWMSDSIAKSFGHTRDNAFLLKHVTLIINRNELDNFTDVPKVVLASMASLEVGFSHDIFVELATDAKNLVLFTEKGQFGTLARMLQVDPPPKAVKVIMSKRIPLVGDELKAYEEEQERIKKEATLKASLVKEEESRVSHGSDANVADPMVIDVSSSHVSSNIASSHLGGHMDIVIDGFVPPSTSVAPMFPFFENTAEWDDYGEVINPDDYIRKEEDMDQFSMLATGDGLDGKLDEGSAHLLLDSTPSKVVSSETTVQVKCALTYMDFEGRSDGRSVKSILAHVAPLKLVLVHGSAEATEHLKMHCVKHVCPHVYAPQIEETIDVTSDLCAYKVQLSEKLMSNVLFKKLGEHEISWVDAEVGKTDDMLTLLPLSSNPPAHKSVLVGDLKLADFKQFLAGKGVQVEFAGGGALRCGEYVTLRKISDSSQKGVTGAQQIAIEGPLCEEYYKIRDLLYSQFYSL, encoded by the exons atggGGACTTCGGTCCAGGTGACTCCCCTGTGCGGCGTATACGGCGAGAACCCGCTGTGCTACCTCTTGTCCATCGATGGCTTCAACTTCCTCATGGATTGTGGGTGGAACGACCTCTTCGACCTCAACCTCCTCCAACCCCTCTCTAG GGTAGCATCAAAAGTTGATGCCGTTTTGCTATCACATCCTGACATTCTTCACCTAGGCGCCTTGCCGTATGCTATGAAACATCTCGGACTCTCTGCTCCTGTTTATTCGACAGAACCTGTCTATAGACTTGGTCTTTTGACCATGTATGATCACTACCTTTCTCGAAGA caaatttcagattttgatTTGTTTAGTCTGGATGATATAGATGCTGCTTTCCAAAATGTTACTAGATTGAAATACTCACAGAACTACCATCTCTCTG ATAAAGGAGAAGGGATTGTTATTGCTCCTCATGTGGCTGGCCATCTTCTGGGAGGTACTGTTTGGAAGATTACAAAGGATGGAGAGGATGTCATATATGCAGTTGACTTCAACCATCGAAAAGAACG GCACTTGAATGGGACTGTCCTAGAATCTTTTGTACGACCGGCTGTTCTGATAACGGATGCTTTTAATGCCTTAAATAATCAGCTTTACAAACGTCAAAGGGACCAAGAGTTCATTG aggCAATACTGAAAGCACTGAGGGCTGATGGCACTGTTTTGCTCCCTGTTGATACAGCTGGGAGAGCATTGGAACTTATTTTGATACTGGAGCAG TATTGGGATCAGCAGCATTTAAGTTTCCCAATCTTCTTTCTGACAAACGTAGCTACAAGCACAATTGATTATGTCAAGAGTTTCCTTGAGTGGATGAGTGATTCGATAGCAAAATCCTTTGGACATACACGAGACAACGCCTTCTTATTGAA ACATGTAACACTCATAATCAATAGGAATGAGCTAGACAACTTTACTGATGTTCCAAAG GTAGTTTTAGCATCTATGGCTAGTTTGGAGGTTGGCTTCTCTCATGACATTTTTGTTGAATTGGCAACAGATGCAAAGAATCTTGTGCTTTTTACAGAGAAGGGCCAG TTTGGGACGCTAGCACGCATGCTTCAAGTGGACCCACCGCCCAAAGCTGTAAAGGTTATTATGAGTAAAAGAATTCCTTTAGTTGGTGATGAATTGAAAGCCTatgaagaagaacaagaacGCATTAAAAAAGAAGCCACCCTTAAGGCTAGCCTTGTTAAAGAGGAGGAATCAAGGGTTTCTCATGGATCAGATGCTAATGTTGCTGATCCAATGGTGATCGATGTCAGCTCTTCTCATGTTTCATCCAACA TAGCCAGCTCACATCTTGGTGGCCATATGGACATTGTGATTGATGGATTTGTTCCACCATCCACCAGTGTTGCTCCAATGTTTCCCTTCTTTGAAAACACAGCTGAATGGGATGACTATGGTGAAGTCATCAATCCTGATGATTACATTAGGAAGGAAGAAGATATGGATCAGTTCTCCATGCTT GCCACTGGAGATGGTTTAGATGGTAAGCTTGACGAAGGTTCCGCGCACTTGCTCCTTGATTCAACACCCTCTAAAGTTGTTTCGAGTGAAACGACC GTGCAAGTGAAGTGTGCATTGACTTACATGGATTTTGAAGGTCGGTCTGATGGGCGTTCTGTAAAATCTATTCTAGCTCACGTGGCTCCATTGAAACTT GTTCTAGTGCATGGGTCAGCAGAGGCGACTGAGCACCTGAAAATGCACTGTGTGAAACATGTCTGCCCTCATGTTTATGCACCACAGATTGAAGAAACTATTGATGTGACCTCTGATTTGTGTGCTTACAAg GTGCAGCTTTCAGAGAAGTTAATGAGTAATGTTCTCTTTAAGAAG TTAGGCGAGCATGAGATCTCATGGGTGGATGCAGAAGTAGGAAAGACAGATGACATGCTTACCCTTCTCCCTCTTTCATCAAACCCACCAGCCCACAAATCTGTTCTTGTGGGAGATCTGAAGCTGGCAGATTTCAAGCAGTTCCTTGCAGGCAAAGGTGTCCAG GTGGAATTTGCGGGGGGAGGTGCCTTACGGTGTGGCGAGTACGTAACGCTGCGGAAGATAAGTGATTCCAGCCAGAAG GGTGTTACCGGTGCTCAGCAAATAGCTATAGAAGGCCCCTTGTGTGAAGAATATTACAAGATTCGGGACCTTCTCTATTCACAATTTTACTCGCTATAA
- the LOC109703527 gene encoding cleavage and polyadenylation specificity factor subunit 2 isoform X2 produces the protein MGTSVQVTPLCGVYGENPLCYLLSIDGFNFLMDCGWNDLFDLNLLQPLSRVASKVDAVLLSHPDILHLGALPYAMKHLGLSAPVYSTEPVYRLGLLTMYDHYLSRRIKEKGLLLLLMWLAIFWEVLFGRLQRMERMSYMQLTSTIEKNEAILKALRADGTVLLPVDTAGRALELILILEQYWDQQHLSFPIFFLTNVATSTIDYVKSFLEWMSDSIAKSFGHTRDNAFLLKHVTLIINRNELDNFTDVPKVVLASMASLEVGFSHDIFVELATDAKNLVLFTEKGQFGTLARMLQVDPPPKAVKVIMSKRIPLVGDELKAYEEEQERIKKEATLKASLVKEEESRVSHGSDANVADPMVIDVSSSHVSSNIASSHLGGHMDIVIDGFVPPSTSVAPMFPFFENTAEWDDYGEVINPDDYIRKEEDMDQFSMLATGDGLDGKLDEGSAHLLLDSTPSKVVSSETTVQVKCALTYMDFEGRSDGRSVKSILAHVAPLKLVLVHGSAEATEHLKMHCVKHVCPHVYAPQIEETIDVTSDLCAYKVQLSEKLMSNVLFKKLGEHEISWVDAEVGKTDDMLTLLPLSSNPPAHKSVLVGDLKLADFKQFLAGKGVQVEFAGGGALRCGEYVTLRKISDSSQKGVTGAQQIAIEGPLCEEYYKIRDLLYSQFYSL, from the exons atggGGACTTCGGTCCAGGTGACTCCCCTGTGCGGCGTATACGGCGAGAACCCGCTGTGCTACCTCTTGTCCATCGATGGCTTCAACTTCCTCATGGATTGTGGGTGGAACGACCTCTTCGACCTCAACCTCCTCCAACCCCTCTCTAG GGTAGCATCAAAAGTTGATGCCGTTTTGCTATCACATCCTGACATTCTTCACCTAGGCGCCTTGCCGTATGCTATGAAACATCTCGGACTCTCTGCTCCTGTTTATTCGACAGAACCTGTCTATAGACTTGGTCTTTTGACCATGTATGATCACTACCTTTCTCGAAGA ATAAAGGAGAAGGGATTGTTATTGCTCCTCATGTGGCTGGCCATCTTCTGGGAGGTACTGTTTGGAAGATTACAAAGGATGGAGAGGATGTCATATATGCAGTTGACTTCAACCATCGAAAAGAACG aggCAATACTGAAAGCACTGAGGGCTGATGGCACTGTTTTGCTCCCTGTTGATACAGCTGGGAGAGCATTGGAACTTATTTTGATACTGGAGCAG TATTGGGATCAGCAGCATTTAAGTTTCCCAATCTTCTTTCTGACAAACGTAGCTACAAGCACAATTGATTATGTCAAGAGTTTCCTTGAGTGGATGAGTGATTCGATAGCAAAATCCTTTGGACATACACGAGACAACGCCTTCTTATTGAA ACATGTAACACTCATAATCAATAGGAATGAGCTAGACAACTTTACTGATGTTCCAAAG GTAGTTTTAGCATCTATGGCTAGTTTGGAGGTTGGCTTCTCTCATGACATTTTTGTTGAATTGGCAACAGATGCAAAGAATCTTGTGCTTTTTACAGAGAAGGGCCAG TTTGGGACGCTAGCACGCATGCTTCAAGTGGACCCACCGCCCAAAGCTGTAAAGGTTATTATGAGTAAAAGAATTCCTTTAGTTGGTGATGAATTGAAAGCCTatgaagaagaacaagaacGCATTAAAAAAGAAGCCACCCTTAAGGCTAGCCTTGTTAAAGAGGAGGAATCAAGGGTTTCTCATGGATCAGATGCTAATGTTGCTGATCCAATGGTGATCGATGTCAGCTCTTCTCATGTTTCATCCAACA TAGCCAGCTCACATCTTGGTGGCCATATGGACATTGTGATTGATGGATTTGTTCCACCATCCACCAGTGTTGCTCCAATGTTTCCCTTCTTTGAAAACACAGCTGAATGGGATGACTATGGTGAAGTCATCAATCCTGATGATTACATTAGGAAGGAAGAAGATATGGATCAGTTCTCCATGCTT GCCACTGGAGATGGTTTAGATGGTAAGCTTGACGAAGGTTCCGCGCACTTGCTCCTTGATTCAACACCCTCTAAAGTTGTTTCGAGTGAAACGACC GTGCAAGTGAAGTGTGCATTGACTTACATGGATTTTGAAGGTCGGTCTGATGGGCGTTCTGTAAAATCTATTCTAGCTCACGTGGCTCCATTGAAACTT GTTCTAGTGCATGGGTCAGCAGAGGCGACTGAGCACCTGAAAATGCACTGTGTGAAACATGTCTGCCCTCATGTTTATGCACCACAGATTGAAGAAACTATTGATGTGACCTCTGATTTGTGTGCTTACAAg GTGCAGCTTTCAGAGAAGTTAATGAGTAATGTTCTCTTTAAGAAG TTAGGCGAGCATGAGATCTCATGGGTGGATGCAGAAGTAGGAAAGACAGATGACATGCTTACCCTTCTCCCTCTTTCATCAAACCCACCAGCCCACAAATCTGTTCTTGTGGGAGATCTGAAGCTGGCAGATTTCAAGCAGTTCCTTGCAGGCAAAGGTGTCCAG GTGGAATTTGCGGGGGGAGGTGCCTTACGGTGTGGCGAGTACGTAACGCTGCGGAAGATAAGTGATTCCAGCCAGAAG GGTGTTACCGGTGCTCAGCAAATAGCTATAGAAGGCCCCTTGTGTGAAGAATATTACAAGATTCGGGACCTTCTCTATTCACAATTTTACTCGCTATAA
- the LOC109703513 gene encoding signal peptide peptidase-like 1 isoform X2 has protein sequence MESVWKLMYLLEPASLTLIATAVFVTYASASRALDHGKEMERNLDFSEASITLDRSQALMIPIASSCSLLLMFYLFSSVSHFVTAFTAVASASALYFCFSPYVAYLKSQFNLMDPFVSRCCSKSFTRTQGILLLFCIGTVVAWLVSGHWVLNNLLGISICIAFVSHVRLPNVKVCALLLVCLFVYDIFWVFFSERFFGANVMVSVATQKASNPVHTVANSLSLPGLQLITKKLELPVKLVFPRNLLGGIVPGNSAGEYMMLGLGDMAIPGMLLALVFCFDHQKSRDIAISSEKCSTKRQKYVWYALSGYAVGLITALAAGILYQSPQPALLYLVPSTLGPVMFLSWLKNELRELWEGSSPISNDKARQMEV, from the exons ATGGAGTCAGTATGGAAGCTTATGTACTTGCTCGAACCGGCCTCTCTGACCCTCATTGCAACGGCAGTTTTTGTGACCTATGCATCGGCTTCTCGTGCCCTAGATCACGGCAAAGAGATGGAGCGGAATCTGGATTTTTCAGAAGCATCCATCACCTTAGACCGATCACAAGCGCTTATGATCCCCATCGCAAGCTCTTGTAGCCTTCTCTTGATGTTCTATCTATTCTCCTCTGTATCCCACTTTGTTACTGCTTTCACGGCcgtcgcctcggcctccgcCCTTTACTTCTGCTTCTCCCCTTATGTTGCTTATCTCAAATCCCAATTTAATTTAATGGACCCATTTGTGTCGAGGTGCTGTTCCAAGTCGTTTACAAGAACGCAAGGGATTTTACTGCTATTTTGTATAGGAACTGTGGTGGCTTGGCTAGTCTCTGGGCATTGGGTTCTGAATAATTTACTTGGCATCTCTATATGTATAGCTTTTGTTAGCCATGTGAGATTGCCCAATGTTAAGGTCTGCGCGCTGCTCCTTGTCTGTTTGTTCGTCTATGatattttttgggtatttttcTCGGAGAGGTTCTTCGGAGCAAATGTCATGGTCTCGGTTGCAACTCAGAAGGCGTCCAATCCGGTTCACACAGTGGCGAACAGCTTGAGCCTCCCTGGCTTGCAGCTTATAACGAAGAAGTTGGAGCTACCCGTTAAGCTTGTTTTCCCCAGAAATTTGTTGGGTGGGATAGTTCCTGGAAACAGTGCTGGAGAGTACATGATGCTGGGCCTTGGAGACATG GCTATTCCTGGAATGCTTCTGGCTTTGGTGTTCTGCTTCGACCACCAAAAGAGTAGGGATATTGCTATTTCATCAGAGAAATGTTCCACAAAAAGGCAAAAGTATGTGTGGTATGCTCTATCAGGGTATGCAGTTGGCCTGATAACTGCATTAGCTGCCGGTATCTTGTATCAGTCTCCTCAACCTGCTCTTCTTTATCTG GTGCCTTCGACTCTGGGGCCTGTTATGTTTCTTTCATGGCTAAAAAATGAATTGAGGGAACTATGGGAAGGATCAAGTCCAATTTCAAACGACAAAGCCCGTCAAATGGAG GTGTGA
- the LOC109703513 gene encoding signal peptide peptidase-like 1 isoform X1 codes for MESVWKLMYLLEPASLTLIATAVFVTYASASRALDHGKEMERNLDFSEASITLDRSQALMIPIASSCSLLLMFYLFSSVSHFVTAFTAVASASALYFCFSPYVAYLKSQFNLMDPFVSRCCSKSFTRTQGILLLFCIGTVVAWLVSGHWVLNNLLGISICIAFVSHVRLPNVKVCALLLVCLFVYDIFWVFFSERFFGANVMVSVATQKASNPVHTVANSLSLPGLQLITKKLELPVKLVFPRNLLGGIVPGNSAGEYMMLGLGDMAIPGMLLALVFCFDHQKSRDIAISSEKCSTKRQKYVWYALSGYAVGLITALAAGILYQSPQPALLYLVPSTLGPVMFLSWLKNELRELWEGSSPISNDKARQMEV; via the exons ATGGAGTCAGTATGGAAGCTTATGTACTTGCTCGAACCGGCCTCTCTGACCCTCATTGCAACGGCAGTTTTTGTGACCTATGCATCGGCTTCTCGTGCCCTAGATCACGGCAAAGAGATGGAGCGGAATCTGGATTTTTCAGAAGCATCCATCACCTTAGACCGATCACAAGCGCTTATGATCCCCATCGCAAGCTCTTGTAGCCTTCTCTTGATGTTCTATCTATTCTCCTCTGTATCCCACTTTGTTACTGCTTTCACGGCcgtcgcctcggcctccgcCCTTTACTTCTGCTTCTCCCCTTATGTTGCTTATCTCAAATCCCAATTTAATTTAATGGACCCATTTGTGTCGAGGTGCTGTTCCAAGTCGTTTACAAGAACGCAAGGGATTTTACTGCTATTTTGTATAGGAACTGTGGTGGCTTGGCTAGTCTCTGGGCATTGGGTTCTGAATAATTTACTTGGCATCTCTATATGTATAGCTTTTGTTAGCCATGTGAGATTGCCCAATGTTAAGGTCTGCGCGCTGCTCCTTGTCTGTTTGTTCGTCTATGatattttttgggtatttttcTCGGAGAGGTTCTTCGGAGCAAATGTCATGGTCTCGGTTGCAACTCAGAAGGCGTCCAATCCGGTTCACACAGTGGCGAACAGCTTGAGCCTCCCTGGCTTGCAGCTTATAACGAAGAAGTTGGAGCTACCCGTTAAGCTTGTTTTCCCCAGAAATTTGTTGGGTGGGATAGTTCCTGGAAACAGTGCTGGAGAGTACATGATGCTGGGCCTTGGAGACATG GCTATTCCTGGAATGCTTCTGGCTTTGGTGTTCTGCTTCGACCACCAAAAGAGTAGGGATATTGCTATTTCATCAGAGAAATGTTCCACAAAAAGGCAAAAGTATGTGTGGTATGCTCTATCAGGGTATGCAGTTGGCCTGATAACTGCATTAGCTGCCGGTATCTTGTATCAGTCTCCTCAACCTGCTCTTCTTTATCTG GTGCCTTCGACTCTGGGGCCTGTTATGTTTCTTTCATGGCTAAAAAATGAATTGAGGGAACTATGGGAAGGATCAAGTCCAATTTCAAACGACAAAGCCCGTCAAATGGAGGTTTGA